The following are encoded together in the Cynocephalus volans isolate mCynVol1 chromosome 4, mCynVol1.pri, whole genome shotgun sequence genome:
- the LOC134376366 gene encoding olfactory receptor 52N1, translating to MSFLNGTSLSPASFILNGIPGLEEVHLWISFPLCTMYSIAITGNFGLIYLIYSEEALHRPMYVFLGLLSFTDVLMCTSTLPNTLCILWFNLKEIDFKACLAQMFFVHTFTGMESGVLMLMALDRYVAICYPLRYVTVLTNSVIAKAGLLTFLRGVMLVIPFTFLTKRLPYCRGNVIPHTYCDHMSVAKISCGNVKVNAIYGLMVALLIGGFDILCITVSYTMILQTVVSLSSADARQKAFSTCTAHICAIVITYVPAFFTFFTHRFGGHTIPSHIHIIMANLYLLMPPTMNPIVYGVKTKQIRESVVRFLLKAKGNSFCNI from the coding sequence ATGTCATTTCTAAATGGCACCAGCCTAAGTCCAGCTTCATTCATCCTAAATGGCATCCCTGGTCTGGAAGAAGTTCATCTGTGGATCTCCTTCCCGCTGTGTACCATGTACAGCATTGCTATTACAGGGAACTTTGGCCTTATCTACCTCATCTACTCTGAAGAGGCCTTACACAGACCTATGTACGTCTTCCTAGGCCTTCTTTCCTTCACGGATGTACTCATGTGCACCAGCACCCTGCCCAACACCCTCTGCATATTGTGGTTCAACCTCAAGGAGATCGATTTCAAAGCCTGCCTAGCCCAGATGTTCTTTGTGCACACCTTCACAGGGATGGAGTCTGGGGTGCTCATGCTCATGGCCCTggaccgctatgtggccatctgctaCCCACTGCGCTATGTCACTGTCCTCACTAATTCAGTCATTGCCAAGGCCGGGCTCCTCACTTTCCTTCGAGGTGTGATGCTTGTTATCCCTTTCACTTTCCTCACCAAGCGCCTGCCATACTGCAGGGGCAATGTCATCCCACACACCTACTGTGACCACATGTCCGTGGCCAAAATATCCTGTGGTAATGTTAAAGTCAATGCTATCTATGGTTTGATGGTTGCCCTCCTGATAGGGGGCTTTGATATTTTGTGCATCACAGTCTCCTACACTATGATCCTTCAAACAGTGGTCAGCCTCTCCTCAGCAGATGCTCGACAGAAGGCCTTCAGCACCTGCACTGCACATATCTGTGCCATCGTCATCACCTATGTCCCAGCCTTCTTTACCTTTTTCACACACCGTTTTGGGGGACACACCATTCCTTCCCATATACACATTATTATGGCTAATCTCTATTTACTCATGCCTCCCACAATGAATCCTATTGTGTATGGGGTGAAAACCAAGCAGATACGAGAAAGTGTTGTTAGGTTCTTGCTTAAGGCAAAGGGCAATTCTTTTTGTAACATTTAA